In one Lolium rigidum isolate FL_2022 chromosome 3, APGP_CSIRO_Lrig_0.1, whole genome shotgun sequence genomic region, the following are encoded:
- the LOC124700697 gene encoding uncharacterized protein LOC124700697, whose product MDPCPFVRVLVGNLALRMPVAPPAAGAGAGVHPFPSPCYCKIRLGKMPCQTAPAPLVPSDSTTADQSPSGALAAAFHLSKPDLEWFARKPSLFSPARGATLKVSVYAGRKGSACGVSSGRLLGKATISLDLKGAEAKPAVLHSGWIPVGKGKAAAAQLSLTVRAEPDPRFVFEFDGEPECSPQVMQLGGGGLMRQPMFTCKFACRTNSDLRRPPSATASPAAERKGWSVTVHDLSGSPVALASMVTPFVASPGTDRVSRSNPGAWLILRPAGDGAWEPWGRLECWRERGGAGSSDSLGYRFDLLVPGVDHSVPIADATIAASKGGKFALDLTSAQPLSRGGTPGCSPRGSGDFSQWPLGNYRGFVMSAAVQGEGKCSKPTVEVGVAHVGCAEDAAAFVALAAAVDLSMDACRLFSHKLRKELSHLRSDVLR is encoded by the coding sequence ATGGACCCGTGCCCGTTCGTGCGGGTGCTGGTCGGCAACCTGGCCCTCCGAATGCCGGTGGCGCCGCCGGCCGCGGGCGCCGGCGCGGGCGTCCACCCCTTCCCCTCCCCCTGCTACTGCAAGATCCGCCTCGGCAAGATGCCCTGCCAAACCGCCCCCGCCCCGCTCGTCCCCTCCGACTCCACCACCGCGGACCAgagcccctcgggcgccctcgccgccgccttccacctCTCCAAGCCCGATCTGGAGTGGTTCGCGCGCAAGCCCTCCCTCTTCTCCCCCGCCCGCGGGGCCACCCTCAAGGTCTCCGTCTACGCGGGCCGCAAGGGCTCCGCCTGCGGCGTCAGCTCCGGCCGGCTCCTCGGCAAGGCCACCATCTCGCTCGACCTCAAGGGCGCCGAGGCCAAGCCCGCGGTCCTCCACAGCGGCTGGATCCCCGTCGGCAAGGGCAAGGCCGCCGCGGCCCAGCTCAGCCTCACGGTCCGCGCGGAGCCCGACCCGCGCTTCGTGTTCGAGTTCGACGGCGAGCCCGAGTGCAGCCCGCAGGTCAtgcagctcggcggcggcggcttgatgCGCCAGCCCATGTTCACCTGCAAGTTCGCCTGCCGCACCAACAGCGACCTGCGCCGCCCCCCCTCCGCCACCGCTTCCCCGGCGGCGGAGCGCAAGGGGTGGTCCGTCACCGTGCACGACCTCTCGGGCTCCCCCGTCGCGCTGGCCTCCATGGTCACGCCCTTCGTCGCCTCCCCGGGGACCGACCGCGTCAGCCGGTCCAACCCCGGCGCGTGGCTCATCCTCCGGCCCGCGGGCGACGGCGCGTGGGAGCCCTGGGGCCGCCTCGAGTGCTGGCGGGAGCGCGGCGGGGCGGGGTCCTCCGACAGCCTCGGCTACCGCTTCGACCTCCTCGTCCCCGGGGTGGACCACTCCGTCCCCATCGCCGACGCCACCATCGCCGCCTCCAAGGGCGGCAAGTTCGCGCTCGACCTCACCTCCGCTCAGCCCCTCAGCCGCGGCGGCACCCCCGGGTGCAGCCCGCGCGGCAGCGGGGACTTCAGCCAGTGGCCTCTCGGCAACTACCGCGGGTTCGTCATGTCAGCGGCTGTTCAGGGCGAGGGCAAGTGCAGCAAGCCCACGGTGGAGGTCGGGGTCGCGCACGTCGGGTGcgccgaggacgcggcggcgttcGTGGCGCTCGCGGCGGCCGTGGACCTCAGCATGGACGCCTGCAGGCTCTTCTCGCACAAGCTCAGGAAGGAGCTCTCCCACCTGCGCTCCGACGTGCTCCGGTGA